Proteins encoded within one genomic window of Panicum virgatum strain AP13 chromosome 1N, P.virgatum_v5, whole genome shotgun sequence:
- the LOC120656348 gene encoding uncharacterized protein LOC120656348 isoform X1, producing the protein MITTVLPMKVFSFGWIAWTRVEALVGRAYYTAMIEGLLGAPLCTRRLGPRTRRHISITTLYLHSSLLTSVLVKSWNTTVGGGASSNGKFCSQLLIFCFGGNELPTAADMVFKERWQSYDSLLELCRLSGIHVSVLRRNPERLGDYSWLIRCFPPCQPMQCVV; encoded by the exons ATGATTACCACC GTCTTACCAATGAAGGTATTCTCTTTTGGTTGGATTGCTTGGACTCG GGTAGAAGCTTTGGTGGGACGAGCATACTATACTGCAATGATAGAAG GTCTTCTGGGAGCCCCTCTATGCACTCGACGTTTAGGACCACGTACCCGAAGACATATTA GTATAACTACATTATACCTGCATTCATCTCTTCTGACTTCTGTTCTAGTTAAATCATGGAATACGACCGTTGGAGGAGGAGCTTCAAGT AATGGAAAATTCTGCTCCCAGTTGCtgatcttttgttttggtggaaATGAACTGCCTACGGCAGCTGATATGGTCTTCAAAGAGAGGTGGCAGAGCTATGACAG CTTGCTTGAACTGTGCAGGCTATCAGGTATTCATGTTTCAGTTCTGCGCCGAAACCCTGAAAG GCTGGGAGATTACAGCTGGTTAATTCGGTGCTTTCCTCCTTGCCAACCTATGCAATGTGTAGTTTGA
- the LOC120656348 gene encoding uncharacterized protein LOC120656348 isoform X2 — MITTVLPMKVFSFGWIAWTRVEALVGRAYYTAMIEGLLGAPLCTRRLGPRTRRHISITTLYLHSSLLTSVLVKSWNTTVGGGASSNGKFCSQLLIFCFGGNELPTAADMVFKERWQSYDRLSGIHVSVLRRNPERLGDYSWLIRCFPPCQPMQCVV, encoded by the exons ATGATTACCACC GTCTTACCAATGAAGGTATTCTCTTTTGGTTGGATTGCTTGGACTCG GGTAGAAGCTTTGGTGGGACGAGCATACTATACTGCAATGATAGAAG GTCTTCTGGGAGCCCCTCTATGCACTCGACGTTTAGGACCACGTACCCGAAGACATATTA GTATAACTACATTATACCTGCATTCATCTCTTCTGACTTCTGTTCTAGTTAAATCATGGAATACGACCGTTGGAGGAGGAGCTTCAAGT AATGGAAAATTCTGCTCCCAGTTGCtgatcttttgttttggtggaaATGAACTGCCTACGGCAGCTGATATGGTCTTCAAAGAGAGGTGGCAGAGCTATGACAG GCTATCAGGTATTCATGTTTCAGTTCTGCGCCGAAACCCTGAAAG GCTGGGAGATTACAGCTGGTTAATTCGGTGCTTTCCTCCTTGCCAACCTATGCAATGTGTAGTTTGA
- the LOC120656348 gene encoding uncharacterized protein LOC120656348 isoform X3, which translates to MITTVLPMKVFSFGWIAWTRVEALVGRAYYTAMIEGLLGAPLCTRRLGPRTRRHISITTLYLHSSLLTSVLVKSWNTTVGGGASSLLIFCFGGNELPTAADMVFKERWQSYDSLLELCRLSGIHVSVLRRNPERLGDYSWLIRCFPPCQPMQCVV; encoded by the exons ATGATTACCACC GTCTTACCAATGAAGGTATTCTCTTTTGGTTGGATTGCTTGGACTCG GGTAGAAGCTTTGGTGGGACGAGCATACTATACTGCAATGATAGAAG GTCTTCTGGGAGCCCCTCTATGCACTCGACGTTTAGGACCACGTACCCGAAGACATATTA GTATAACTACATTATACCTGCATTCATCTCTTCTGACTTCTGTTCTAGTTAAATCATGGAATACGACCGTTGGAGGAGGAGCTTCAAGT TTGCtgatcttttgttttggtggaaATGAACTGCCTACGGCAGCTGATATGGTCTTCAAAGAGAGGTGGCAGAGCTATGACAG CTTGCTTGAACTGTGCAGGCTATCAGGTATTCATGTTTCAGTTCTGCGCCGAAACCCTGAAAG GCTGGGAGATTACAGCTGGTTAATTCGGTGCTTTCCTCCTTGCCAACCTATGCAATGTGTAGTTTGA
- the LOC120656348 gene encoding uncharacterized protein LOC120656348 isoform X4, with protein sequence MITTVLPMKVFSFGWIAWTRVEALVGRAYYTAMIEGLLGAPLCTRRLGPRTRRHISITTLYLHSSLLTSVLVKSWNTTVGGGASSLLIFCFGGNELPTAADMVFKERWQSYDRLSGIHVSVLRRNPERLGDYSWLIRCFPPCQPMQCVV encoded by the exons ATGATTACCACC GTCTTACCAATGAAGGTATTCTCTTTTGGTTGGATTGCTTGGACTCG GGTAGAAGCTTTGGTGGGACGAGCATACTATACTGCAATGATAGAAG GTCTTCTGGGAGCCCCTCTATGCACTCGACGTTTAGGACCACGTACCCGAAGACATATTA GTATAACTACATTATACCTGCATTCATCTCTTCTGACTTCTGTTCTAGTTAAATCATGGAATACGACCGTTGGAGGAGGAGCTTCAAGT TTGCtgatcttttgttttggtggaaATGAACTGCCTACGGCAGCTGATATGGTCTTCAAAGAGAGGTGGCAGAGCTATGACAG GCTATCAGGTATTCATGTTTCAGTTCTGCGCCGAAACCCTGAAAG GCTGGGAGATTACAGCTGGTTAATTCGGTGCTTTCCTCCTTGCCAACCTATGCAATGTGTAGTTTGA